One region of Oryza glaberrima chromosome 7, OglaRS2, whole genome shotgun sequence genomic DNA includes:
- the LOC127778810 gene encoding probable protein phosphatase 2C 61, translated as MMARWCVGWPAAARGGRDELTWQAELTAHAAGEFSMAAAQANAVMEDQAQVMASPGATLVGVYDGHGGPDASRFLRSRLFPLIHEFAAERGGAVDADVIRKAFLAADEEYLQLLRWSLPNMSRAAASGSCCLLGAISGDTLYVANAGDSRAVLGRRAAAGQTVAERLSTEHNVASEEVRRELAALHPDDGEVVVHARGAWRVKGIIQVARAIGDVYLKTPEFKRDPAVQRLCSAAAAVELARPVVTAEPSIHARKLKAGVDLFVVFASDGLWEHLSDEAAVQLVSKSSTRRGVAARLVQAALGEAARKREVRRGDLRRIERGVRRHFHDDITAVVVFLDLDDDGGRRARRRGRVVDSSSSSCSNTPLDVYSLYNSTA; from the exons ATGATGGCGAGGTGGTGCGtggggtggccggcggcggcgaggggtggtCGGGATGAGCTGACGTGGCAGGCGGAGCTGACGGCGCACGCGGCGGGGGAGttctccatggcggcggcgcaggccaaCGCGGTGATGGAGGACCAGGCGCAGGTCATGGCGTCGCCCGGCGCCACGCTCGTCGGCGTCTATGATGGCCATGGCGGCCCCGACGCCTCCCGCTTCCTCCGCTCCCGCCTATTCCCTCTCATCCATG AGTTCGCGGCGGAGCGCGGGGGCGCGGTGGACGCCGACGTGATCCGGAAGGCGTTCCTGGCGGCCGACGAGGAGTACCTCCAGCTGCTGCGGTGGTCGCTGCCGAACATGTCCCGCGCGGCCGCCTCGGGCTCCTGCTGCCTCCTTGGCGCCATCTCCGGCGACACGCTCTACGTCGCCAACGCCGGCGACTCCCGCGCTGtcctcggccgccgcgcggcggccggccagaCCGTCGCCGAGCGGCTCTCCACCGAGCACAACGTGGCCTCGGAGGAGGTCCGGAGAGAGCTCGCCGCGCTCCaccccgacgacggcgaggtcgtgGTCCACGCCCGCGGCGCGTGGAGGGTGAAGGGGATCATCCAGGTGGCGCGCGCCATCGGCGACGTGTACCTCAAGACGCCGGAGTTCAAGCGCGACCCGGCGGTGCAGCGGCtatgcagcgccgccgccgccgtcgagctggCGCGGCCGGTGGTCACCGCCGAGCCGTCCATCCACGCCCGGAAGCTCAAGGCGGGCGTCGACCTGTTCGTCGTGTTCGCCTCCGACGGCCTATGGGAGCACCTCtccgacgaggcggcggtgcaGCTGGTGTCCAAGAGCTCGACGAGGAGAGGCGTGGCGGCGAGGCTGGTGCAGGCAGCGctcggggaggcggcgaggaagcgGGAGGTGAGGCGCGGCGACCTGCGGCGGATCGAGCGAGGGGTGAGGCGCCACTTCCACGACGAcatcaccgccgtcgtcgtcttcctcgacctcgacgacgacggcggccgccgcgcgcgccgccgtggcagGGTCGTCgactccagcagcagcagctgcagcaacacGCCGCTCGACGTCTACAGCTTGTACAACTCCACCGCTTGA